In the Candidatus Palauibacter australiensis genome, ACGCCGCCAGCGTTCGTCCTGAGCCAGGATCAAACTCTCCATATGAGAATTTGGTTTGAGTGCGCTCGGCCGAAGCCGGGTCGACACTCGAGACCTGGTTGAACGCAGAGCACCCCGTCCGGTCGCAAGACCGTCGGGGCTTCACGTTCGGAAATCACTTTGGTTTCCCATCGAGCCACGAGAAGTGATGCCCATGGCTCTCGATCGGGCCCACAAGTCACTCACACCTTCTTGTCAAAAAGCATCGCGGAAGGGCGCACGCCCTCCCGCGAGGACCCCAAGGCTACCCAACCGCGGGCAGCTTGTCAACGTCCCGCGAGAGGGCCGGAGATCGCCCCGGGAAACGAAAAAAAAACGCGGAGGGGTGAGCGACGGGATTTGAACCCGCGACCTCCAGGGCCACAACCTGGCGCTCTGACCACCTGAGCTACGCCCACCACGTCGTTCGCACCCCGTCGCGGGGGCGCGAGGGCGACAATCTAGAGGAAAGGTGCGTCCCTTGCGAGTCGCCGGCATCGGCGTCCAGCCGTCGGTGGCAAAGCTCCGCGTCCGCGCCGAGAGGGAGAAGCGCTGGCCCTCGGGCTGACAGCTAGGGTGCGGCGGTGCGGTCTCCGTTGTAACGTGCCTCCCTGTGGCTGGCAGCCCGCGGCAAGACCCCGCGTCAACGCCGAGAGCGGTGAGCGCCCGGCGGGGCCCTCTGGGGAGAGGAGCGACGCAGAGCGCAGCGGGGCTCCTCCGAGGATGGCGAGATGCAGCGCCGCGCGAACGGAGCGGCGCTTTGCCATGGACTGCCAGGAAACCTCCGGAGTGACCGGCGCGTACGAGCGAACGATGACCGAACAGCCCAACGAACCCGGCCGCGGCGGTCCCGAGGGCCCGGCACCTCCGTACGCCGTCGTGCCGCTCGTCGCGGCTCCCCCCCAACCCCCGGCCGAACAGACGCCCGACACCGGCGACCGTTACACGAACGGCGTCGGCTTCGCCCTCTGGTGTTGCGCCCTGGTCGGTGCCTGCGGGATCCACCGCTTCTATCTGGGGATGTATTTCACGGGCATCCTCTGGCTGCTCACGCTGGGTCTCTTTGGCATCGGCCAGTTCTTCGACCTCTTCCGAATGAAGCGGCTCGTGCGAACGGCGAACATCCGCGACGGGTATCTGCCGCACCCGCGTCTCGCCGGGGGCGCCGAGCCGTCCGCCCCGTCGCGGCAACTCGCCAAGGCGGACACCCGGCAGCAGATCCTGTTGAAGGCCGCACAGGCCAACGGCGGGCTGTTGACGGTCACGCAGGGCGTCCTGGCCACGGGTCTCAGCTTCGAGGAGGTGGAGGAAGCCCTGCGGGAAATGGTCGTGAAGGGGCATGTGGACGTGGACAACGCGGCCGACAGCGGCGTGATCGTGTACCGTTTCCCGGGATTGGCCGGCCCGTTCAAGTGACGAGCCGTCCGCTCCCGCATGCCTCCCAAGTCCCGCCCGCCTCCCTTGAGGGGTGGTATGTCCTTCATCAATCGATCGAGCTTGACTGGACCGGCCTCAGGGGCACGGATCCGGCGGAAGCCCGGGATGCGCTGAGGAGCTTCGCCGCGCTGGCCGAGCAGTGGTCCGCCGACGCGGAGCCCGGCTGGTCCGGCGTTTACCGCGTGGCGGGGAGCGGGGTCGATTTTCTCATCCTCCATTTCCGGGACACGTTCGACCGCGTCGTTGAGGCGGCGCGCGAGGTGAAGCTCTCCGCCTGGGGCGATCACGTCCTCGTCCGCGAGGAGTACCTGTCCGTGGTGGAGCTGGGTCTCTACTCGCTGACCCGGGAACTCTCCGGACGGATCGACCCCGCGGACCGCGAGGCGTGGGAGGCCGCGCTGGCGGACGCCCTCGCGGAGGAGCGGCGGAAGGGGTACGTGCGGGGCCGGCTCGAGCCGAGACAGCCGGAGCACATGCCGTACGTCTGTACGTACCCGATGGACAAGCGGCGCAACCCGGGACAGAACTGGTACACCCTTTCGCTGGAGGAGCGGGCGGGGCTGATGGCGGCGCACGGCAGATTGGGACGGCGCTTCGCGGGCCGGATCGTCCAGGTGATCAGCGGATCGATGGGTCTGGACGACTGGGAATGGGCCGTGACGCTTTGGGCGGGGGACCCGCTCGAGTTCAAGGCCATCATCAGCGAGATGCGGTACGACGCGGCGAGCGCGGAGTATGCGGAGTTCGGTCCCTTCACGGTCGGCAAGCGGATGGCCGGTGGGGAGTTCGAGGACCTGCTCCAGTCGGTGACGACGCGATGAGTCCGGCAGGCGTCACGCTCTCTCGGCAGCTCACGATTTCCGATGTGGTCGCCGTGGCGCGCGGGACCTCGCAGGTCCGGGAACTCGACGCGAACGCGCGGGAGCGGGTGGAGGCGAGCCGGCACACGGTAGTGGAGGCGCTGGCCCGGCCCGGAGCCCGGATCTACGGGATCACGACGGGCTACGGGTCGCTCGCCGGAACCCACATCGCGGCGCCGGATGCGGCTCGGCTGTCGTGGAACCTGATCCTCAAGTGTGCGACGGGGACGGGTCCTGCGCTGCCCGAGGATTGGGTGCGGGCGATGCTCCTCGTGCGGGCAAACTCGCTCGCGCTGGGCGCTTCGGGCGTGCGCCCGGTGATCATCGACACCCTGATCCGGATGCTGAACCGGAGGGTCACGCCGGTGGTGCCGGGCAAGGGCTCGCTCGGGGCGAGCGGCGATCTCGCCCCGCTCGCGCACATGGCGGCGGTCGCGACCCGTTCCTCCGAGCCGGTTCCGGAGGACGATTCCGGCCAGAAGCCGGCGGCGTTCAGCGGCGAGGCCTGGTTCGAGGGCCGCCGCATGGACGGGGCGAGCGCGATGGCCGCGGCGGGGATCTCCCGCCCGGGCCTGGAGGCCAAGGAGGGGCTGGCGCTGACGAACGGGACCACGATGATGGTCGCGGGCGCCGCGCTGCAGCTCCACGACGCGCGACGTCTGCTCCTGCACGCGGAACTCGCGGCGGCGCTGAGCTTCGAGGCGCTGCTGGCCCGTTCCGCCGCGCTGAACCCGGCGCTGCACGAGGCGAACCGCCAGCCGGGGCAGATCGGAACCGCGGCGAGGCTCCGCTCGCTCCTCTCGGGGAGCGGGCTCGTCGATGCGGACGCCGACCGGGTGCAGGATGCCTACAGCCTGCGCTGCACGCCCCAGGTCGTCGGTCCGGTCCACGACATGGTCGGATTCCTGTGGGGACGGGTGGAGGCATCGCTCAACGCGGTGTCGGACAACCCGCTGGTCTTCCCCGCCGCCGGACCGGATCCGGGCGAGGTCGTCTCGGGCGGCAATTTTCACGGCGCCGGGCCGGCGCTGTGGCTCGACACGCTGGGGATCGCGCTCGCGGACGTCGCAAGCCTGTCCGACCGCAGGATGTTCCGCATGCTGACGCCGGAACTCTCCGCGGGGCTTCCCGCCATGCTCGTGCGGTCTCCGGGGCTGCACGGGGGCCTGATGTCGCTCCAGTACACGGGGGCGGCGCTCGTTTCCGACAACAAGACGCTCGCGCATCCGGACTCCGTCGACTCGATCCCGACGAGCGCGAACCAGGAGGACCACGTGAGCATGGGGGCCAACGCCGCCCGCCACACGCGGGAGATCCTCGACAACACGCGCACGGTGCTCGCGATCGAACTGCTCGGCGCCGCGCAGGCGATCTACCTCCGTCCCGGGGGCCGGGACCGGCTGGGGGCCGGCACGCGGGCCCTCTATGAGGCCGTCCGCGACTGCGTGCCTCCCGTCATCGAGGACCGCTCCCTGGCGGAGGATGTCGCGCGCCTCGAGGCGGCCATCGACGATGGGACGCTGGAACGGGGAGCCACCGGCGCCCTGGGCGGTCTCTGGCCCCCCACGCCGCTCTGAGCCCCGCCCCCGCCTGGCTCCTCTGCGAGCCCAACGTGAGCGAGGGGCGCAACCCGCGCAGGATGGCTCGCTTCGCAGCCGCGGTCGAGGGAATCCGAGGCGTCGAGCTCCTCCACAGGTCGGCCGATCCGGACCACCACCGCATGGTGCTCGCCTACCGGGGAGCCTCGCCAGACGTCGTCCGCGCGACGATCGCGCTCGCGACGGCGGTGTACGCGGAGGTGGACCTCCGGCGGCACCGGGGCCGACACCCCCGCATCGGTGCGCTGGACGTCGTCCCCTTCGTGCGTGGCCCCGGCTGTCCCGAGGCCGATGGGCTCGAGGCGTCCCGGTCCTTCGGCGAGTGGGCGGCGCGGCGGGGCGTCCCGGTTTTCTTCTACGAACGGGCGGCGACGATCCCCGCGCGGACTTCCCTTCCCCGCATCCGGTCCGGACAGTTCGAGGGTCTGGCCGAAAAGCTGTCGAGCCCCGAATGGAGGCCGGATCTCGGCCCTCCGGCGCCTCACCCGTCGCTGGGCGCCGTCGCCGTCGGGGTGCGAGAGCCGCTCGTGCGCTTCAACGTGAACCTCGACACGGCGGATCCGGGGCCGGCTCGTCGCATCGCGGCGGCGATCCGGGAGTCGGGCGGCGGGCTCCGGCACGTCCGGGCGCTCGGCATCGCGCTCCGGCGGCGGGGGCTGACGCAGGTGTCCATGAACCTGACTCGCTACGAGGCGACCGGGATCGAACCGGTGTACGAGCGCGTCGCCGAGAGCGCGCGGGCGGAGGGTGTGGCCCTTGCGGGATGCGAGTTCATCGGTCCGGTGCCCGCCGGGGCCATCCGCGGGCTCGACCTCGCCCGGCTGGACGCGGGTCTCGCGCCGGACCAGGTATTGGAGCTACCGGGGACCGGAGACGGCGAAGAGGGAGGAAAGGCATGAAACCGGACGGACCGATCCGGGCGCCGCGGGGAACGACGCTCTCCTGCAGGGGATGGCACCAGGAGGCGGCGCTCCGGATGCTCATGAACAACCTCGATCCGGACGTGGCGGAGCGTCCCGGTGACCTCATCGTGTACGGGGGCGCGGGCAAGGCGGCGCGCGACTGGACGGCATACGCGAGGATCGTGGAGACGCTCCGGCGGCTCGAAAACGACGAGACCCTGCTCGTCCAGAGCGGAAAGCCGGTCGGCGTATTCCGCACCCACGACGAGGCGCCGCGGGTCCTCATCGCGAACGCCCACCTCGTGCCCCGCTGGGGGGATATGGACGAGTTCCGGCGGCTCGATGCGCTGGGGCTCACGATGTACGGGCAGATGACGGCGGGTTCGTGGATCTACATCGGCACGCAGGGGATCCTCCAGGGGACGTACGAGACGTTCGCCGAACTCGCGCGGCAGCACTTCGGGGGCTCTCTTGCGGGACGGCTCGTGGTGACCGCCGGGCTGGGCGGCATGGGGGGCGCCCAACCGCTCGCCGCGACGATGAACGGCGGGGCTTTCCTCGGCGTCGAGGTCCGGGAGGACCGTATTCGCCGCCGCCTCGACACGGGCTACTGCGACCGCATGGCGACGGACATCGACGAGGCGCTGGAGTGGCTCTCCGCCGCCATAGACCGGCGGGAGGCGCTCTCCGTGGCCCTGCTCGGGAACATCGCGGAAGTCCTGCCGGCGCTCGCGGCGCGCGGCGTCGTCCCCGACGTCCTCACGGACCAGACCTCGGCGCACGACCTCCGCCTCGGATACATCCCCGCGGGGCTGTCCGTGGAAGAGGCCGAGGCCATGAGCGCTTCGGACCCGGACGGTTACGTTGAGCGGGTACTCGATTCGATGGTCGCGCACGTGTCGGCCATGCTCGACCTCAGAGCGAGAGGAGCCGTCGCGTTCGACTACGGGAACAACCTCCGCGGCCAGGTCGCCGATCTGCGCGGGATGGCGGAGGCCTTCGACATTCCCGGCTTTGTGCCGGCCTTCATTCGACCCCTCTTCTGCCGGGGCGCGGGCCCCTTCCGCTGGGCCGCCCTCTCCGGTGACCCCGGGGACATCGCGGCGACGGACGCCGCCGTCCTCGATACGTTCCCCGAGAAGGAAGCGCTGGGCCGCTGGATCCGCCAGGCGCGCGAACGGGTCCGCTTCCAGGGTCTCCCCTCCCGCATCTGCTGGCTCGAGTACGGCGAGCGGGCGGAGATGGGCGAGCGCTTCAACTGGCTGGTGAAGACGGGACGGGTGCGGGCGCCCATCGTGATCGGGCGCGACCACCTCGACACCGGCTCCGTGGCTTCGCCGAACCGGGAGACCGAGGGCATGCGGGACGGCTCCGATGCGATCGCCGACTGGCCGCTGCTCAACGCGATGCTCAACACCGCCTGCGGGGCGAGCTGGGTCTCGATCCACAACGGGGGCGGCGTGGGCATCGGGTATTCCACGCACGCGGGCATGGTGTGCGTCGCCGACGGGACGGAATCGGGCAGCCGGCGGCTGGAGCGGGTGCTCACGGCGGATCCGGGGACCGGGGTCATGCGACACGCCGACGCAGGGTATCCGGAAGCGATCCGGACCGCCCGCGAGCGCGGGGTCGACCTTCCCATGCTCGAATAGCCGCCCGCTCTCCGCCATGCCGCGCCTCGCGAATATCGGCTGTCTCGCCACCTGCGCGAACCCTGTGGGCCAGGACGACATCGGGCTCATCCGGGATGCCGCGCTCGTGTGGCGCGATGGGACCGTCCGCTGGACCGGGCCGGCCGGGGCGCTGCCGGCGGAGTACGAAGCGGAGCCCGTCCGGGACGCCGGCGGAGGGCTCGTCATT is a window encoding:
- the ftcD gene encoding glutamate formimidoyltransferase → MSPAPAWLLCEPNVSEGRNPRRMARFAAAVEGIRGVELLHRSADPDHHRMVLAYRGASPDVVRATIALATAVYAEVDLRRHRGRHPRIGALDVVPFVRGPGCPEADGLEASRSFGEWAARRGVPVFFYERAATIPARTSLPRIRSGQFEGLAEKLSSPEWRPDLGPPAPHPSLGAVAVGVREPLVRFNVNLDTADPGPARRIAAAIRESGGGLRHVRALGIALRRRGLTQVSMNLTRYEATGIEPVYERVAESARAEGVALAGCEFIGPVPAGAIRGLDLARLDAGLAPDQVLELPGTGDGEEGGKA
- the hutH gene encoding histidine ammonia-lyase, which codes for MSPAGVTLSRQLTISDVVAVARGTSQVRELDANARERVEASRHTVVEALARPGARIYGITTGYGSLAGTHIAAPDAARLSWNLILKCATGTGPALPEDWVRAMLLVRANSLALGASGVRPVIIDTLIRMLNRRVTPVVPGKGSLGASGDLAPLAHMAAVATRSSEPVPEDDSGQKPAAFSGEAWFEGRRMDGASAMAAAGISRPGLEAKEGLALTNGTTMMVAGAALQLHDARRLLLHAELAAALSFEALLARSAALNPALHEANRQPGQIGTAARLRSLLSGSGLVDADADRVQDAYSLRCTPQVVGPVHDMVGFLWGRVEASLNAVSDNPLVFPAAGPDPGEVVSGGNFHGAGPALWLDTLGIALADVASLSDRRMFRMLTPELSAGLPAMLVRSPGLHGGLMSLQYTGAALVSDNKTLAHPDSVDSIPTSANQEDHVSMGANAARHTREILDNTRTVLAIELLGAAQAIYLRPGGRDRLGAGTRALYEAVRDCVPPVIEDRSLAEDVARLEAAIDDGTLERGATGALGGLWPPTPL
- the hutU gene encoding urocanate hydratase — its product is MKPDGPIRAPRGTTLSCRGWHQEAALRMLMNNLDPDVAERPGDLIVYGGAGKAARDWTAYARIVETLRRLENDETLLVQSGKPVGVFRTHDEAPRVLIANAHLVPRWGDMDEFRRLDALGLTMYGQMTAGSWIYIGTQGILQGTYETFAELARQHFGGSLAGRLVVTAGLGGMGGAQPLAATMNGGAFLGVEVREDRIRRRLDTGYCDRMATDIDEALEWLSAAIDRREALSVALLGNIAEVLPALAARGVVPDVLTDQTSAHDLRLGYIPAGLSVEEAEAMSASDPDGYVERVLDSMVAHVSAMLDLRARGAVAFDYGNNLRGQVADLRGMAEAFDIPGFVPAFIRPLFCRGAGPFRWAALSGDPGDIAATDAAVLDTFPEKEALGRWIRQARERVRFQGLPSRICWLEYGERAEMGERFNWLVKTGRVRAPIVIGRDHLDTGSVASPNRETEGMRDGSDAIADWPLLNAMLNTACGASWVSIHNGGGVGIGYSTHAGMVCVADGTESGSRRLERVLTADPGTGVMRHADAGYPEAIRTARERGVDLPMLE
- a CDS encoding chlorite dismutase family protein — translated: MTSRPLPHASQVPPASLEGWYVLHQSIELDWTGLRGTDPAEARDALRSFAALAEQWSADAEPGWSGVYRVAGSGVDFLILHFRDTFDRVVEAAREVKLSAWGDHVLVREEYLSVVELGLYSLTRELSGRIDPADREAWEAALADALAEERRKGYVRGRLEPRQPEHMPYVCTYPMDKRRNPGQNWYTLSLEERAGLMAAHGRLGRRFAGRIVQVISGSMGLDDWEWAVTLWAGDPLEFKAIISEMRYDAASAEYAEFGPFTVGKRMAGGEFEDLLQSVTTR
- a CDS encoding NINE protein codes for the protein MTEQPNEPGRGGPEGPAPPYAVVPLVAAPPQPPAEQTPDTGDRYTNGVGFALWCCALVGACGIHRFYLGMYFTGILWLLTLGLFGIGQFFDLFRMKRLVRTANIRDGYLPHPRLAGGAEPSAPSRQLAKADTRQQILLKAAQANGGLLTVTQGVLATGLSFEEVEEALREMVVKGHVDVDNAADSGVIVYRFPGLAGPFK